The genomic region TGGCTCTTATATTTTCAACCTCATAATGACCATGAAGAATCTGCAATTCACGTGCAAGTGCTTTGTAGTTACATGATACATAGATAAGCGTTGGTGGATGAGCTTTCTTCAGTTGTTCCAATGCACGATCATGGAGCCCCGCGCGAGGAGGGTCTACAAGAAGCAAATCAATGGGTTCTTCAGCCCAGGATGAGTCTTCTGTTTTAGCGGCAAGAAAATCGATTGATATATTATTCAGTGCAGCATTCGATCTGGCCCGTTCTATAGCCTCTTCCTCGATCTCAATTCCAAGAGTATTTTCATAGTGTGCTGAAATTGGGATCGTAAAAAATCCAGAGCCACAGTAGAGATCTACAAACCGTTTACCCGAAATTGAAGAAGAGAACTCTAGAACGGTTCCAAGGAGTTTTTCTGCTCCAAGCGAGTTGGTCTGAAAAAAAGTGAAAGGATGTATCTGATATTGATAATCTAAAATTTGTTCAGTTAGGTATGGCGTATTCTGAATAGGAATAATGCGGTCACCACGTGAAACATCGCTTACCGTATCAGCAATGCTCCAGACCACATGTTGGGTAGGAACCATCGCAGCAAGTTCTGCAAGCGCATCTTTTACTCTCTGTTCTTCACTCTCTTCAGTTGGTGCACTGGTAATAATAGTTATAAGTGTCTCTCCGTTCTTTGTGCATCGAATAACAGCATAACGTAGAAGTCCTGTATGCGCTTTCCGATCAAAAAATGAGAGATTCGCTTTTTGTGTCCATTGCCTTACCGTATGAAAGGCAGATTCAATATGTATATCACTGATGAAGCAACAATGGTTATCGAGGACTCGCCACCATTTTCCCTTCTCTCGAAGACCAACCCGTCCTTGGTAATCGATAGCGAAGTCCATTCGATTGCGATAGTGAGCAATTTGCGGAGCTGGCACAATCTCTTCACATGAGAGGGTCAGGGCATGAGATCGGAAGGAGCTGTTTATATCAGATAATTTCTGATCCAGCTGCTTCTGATAGGGAATATGAGACCAGCGACATGAACCGCAAATCTCTTTATTTGGACACGAAGAAGTTATGTTCATCTCCACACGTTGAATTGAGTAGGGCAAAGAGTCAAGAGCTTCATCGAAGAGTGTTCAAATCAAGAGGTCAAGATGCGCTTGCCTATCGAATTGTTACTCAATGGCATCCTCTACATCGCTACGAAATTGCGCTTCCTGCTCTTCATCGAGATGATCGATGAGGTCGTCGAAATCTTCTTCTTCCATGTCTGTAATCTGTTCGAGTGAGAAGATGTCGGTAAATTGCTCTGGAAGATCTTCGCTCGTCTTGACTGGCTTGAATAGGAGTGGAGTTGTTTTTTCGGAAATATCGTCACGCCCACGGCTAATCCAGCCCACTTTGCCATCTAAGACCTCTTGCACCTCTTCAAGCAGAGAGTTTTCCTCAGTATGTGCTGGATAATACTTTTCAGGAATATCTATTATGGGAGCAATGTTTCCATATAAGAGATGGTCCATCCAAAAACGAGTGATTGACATACGCAATGTGAGGGGATCTTTAATGAGCGTCAAATTTTGCTCACTTTTATAGGCGTCGCGAAATGCTTGTCCAATCGGTATTCCAAAACCCATTTTCGATATTGCTAAAACTCCTATTTGTTCGCTAGTGCACTCGTAGAGTTCTTTCTCTTTGCTAAGATCATACCGAAGGTTCTTCTGACGTAAGTGTCGACGATATTCTTTGAATGCTTTCTCATCAGCACTCACAAGTGCAGTAAGACCTACCATTCTCATCGTGCCAATGAGTATTCCAGCTGAGATGCCAATTGCTGGAATCGATGCGCCAAGCGTCGAACCCACTTGTGCAACAATGTGAAAATCTTCTCTTATATAATCCCACTGGCTGTTGCTAAGAACTTTTCGAGCTCTACGATAGTAGACAAATGCACCGATAAGGCTCGCAAGATCGATTGGATCAAAGAGGTCTATAAGGCTACCAGTAGTGACAGCTTTCTCAGATTTTAATTTTTCTTTTCGCATTTGAAGTGCCGCAAAGTAGAGCATGGCACGAAATGATTGAATTTTGAGAAGTTGGGCAATTTGATATTTTGTTACTGGTCGCAGGTAACCTGAAGCATCGTGATGATCATGTATAAGTGTTCGAACAGCTCGTGGAAAAAAAGCTGGCAGATAACCAATTTTCTCGGCAATACGCTTTGCTGTAGCCCAGTCTTCTTGCGTATCGTCGGTATGTGATGGAAATGAAGATGACATCTCGCTCCTTTCGCTTTTCCTCTGTCTTGCGGTATCTCTGTCTTCGTGCCTCTCTGGTGTGGTATCGGTAGTTGAGGCTGCTTTACTTAACCTGAAAATCCGGAGGCAAGAGAGCTCCTGTGCAAGATCAGATTTTGCGATGTATATTCGGGTGGTTATGATATCGCTTGGTTTTTACATCCCCTTTTTGGATAGCCTTGATCACAGGAGCGAGTGAGTTGTTTTCTCGGCTGTATGAATTCAGTATCCTGAAGACAACGAACGTAGAGATGGTGATGAGCAATAAGAGCTTTTTACAAATTAAGAAGAGTGTTCAACAAAAATTTTCCCAGAGCCAGCAACATGAGCTCGCAGAGGCTGCTTTTTTAAGAAATCTATCTGAGGTTCTCTCACGGAGAGATACTGTTATTTCTAGTAAAACTCTTCAGGCTATGAGTGACCTACCACAGATGAGTGACCTTGATGGGTATGGAGAAAGTGGATTACGGGCACTCCCAAAACTCATGATCTGTAAGTTAAATGGTGGATTGGGAACAAGTATGGGTCTGGAATCAGCAAAGAGCTTGATTCCAGTCCGCAGCGGACTTTCCTTTCTTGATTTAACTGTCAAGCAAATTCAAGCGATTCAATCTCGTACTGAGGTTTCAATTCCCTTTTTTTGTATGAATAGTTTTCGTACTCAAGAAGATACCATGAAGGTGTTAGACGGATCATCGCTCACTCAGCAGCTGCCGCTTTCAATACTGCAGAATCAAGTCCCCAAATTACAGAAAGACACCTTTGAACCGGTGGATTATTCGAAGGACCCTTCCCTCGAATGGTGTCCTCCTGGACATGGAGATCTTTATACCGTACTTCAGTCGAGCGGGCTGCTTGCTCGTGCGCTTTCAGCCGGCTATCGATATCTGTTCATTTCAAATGCCGATAATCTGGGAGCAACAGTCAGTCTCGAAATTTTGGGTTATATGGAAAAGTTGCAAATACCCTTTCTTATGGAAGTTGCACAGAGAACTGCTATAGATCGCAAGGGTGGGCATTTGGCAAAGACTGCTGATGGCCGACTTATCCTTCGGGAGAAGGCTCAAGTAGGGATAGAAGATGAGGAAGATTTTCAGAACTTTGAGAAATATGATTCGTTTAATACCAATTCCATCTGGCTTGATCTCG from bacterium harbors:
- the rlmD gene encoding 23S rRNA (uracil(1939)-C(5))-methyltransferase RlmD → MEMNITSSCPNKEICGSCRWSHIPYQKQLDQKLSDINSSFRSHALTLSCEEIVPAPQIAHYRNRMDFAIDYQGRVGLREKGKWWRVLDNHCCFISDIHIESAFHTVRQWTQKANLSFFDRKAHTGLLRYAVIRCTKNGETLITIITSAPTEESEEQRVKDALAELAAMVPTQHVVWSIADTVSDVSRGDRIIPIQNTPYLTEQILDYQYQIHPFTFFQTNSLGAEKLLGTVLEFSSSISGKRFVDLYCGSGFFTIPISAHYENTLGIEIEEEAIERARSNAALNNISIDFLAAKTEDSSWAEEPIDLLLVDPPRAGLHDRALEQLKKAHPPTLIYVSCNYKALARELQILHGHYEVENIRAIDMFPHTPHVEVVTLLRAKKA
- a CDS encoding UTP--glucose-1-phosphate uridylyltransferase codes for the protein MFSRLYEFSILKTTNVEMVMSNKSFLQIKKSVQQKFSQSQQHELAEAAFLRNLSEVLSRRDTVISSKTLQAMSDLPQMSDLDGYGESGLRALPKLMICKLNGGLGTSMGLESAKSLIPVRSGLSFLDLTVKQIQAIQSRTEVSIPFFCMNSFRTQEDTMKVLDGSSLTQQLPLSILQNQVPKLQKDTFEPVDYSKDPSLEWCPPGHGDLYTVLQSSGLLARALSAGYRYLFISNADNLGATVSLEILGYMEKLQIPFLMEVAQRTAIDRKGGHLAKTADGRLILREKAQVGIEDEEDFQNFEKYDSFNTNSIWLDLEVLHKLLIAHNSILPLPVIVNEKRVNPRESNSTEVIQLETAVGSAISLFEGACAVRVPRSRFLPVKTTEDLLRVRSNLFSLNEECELCGHEQSLAFPIELDSRYFGHIDQFEARFSKGVPSLLGARAFTVIGDVFFGADVTCHGNTIVKNNAEAPFYIEDEATLGEMTAE